A genomic segment from Spinacia oleracea cultivar Varoflay chromosome 3, BTI_SOV_V1, whole genome shotgun sequence encodes:
- the LOC110790726 gene encoding uncharacterized protein: MEASIIAIRLLLLQVLSFLGYDESERSLNRGNVIALLTLLSEHDVEYSKVVLKRANGNCQLTSPVVQKDISNACEKETTKAILEDLKDLKDEGRFFVIHADESADVFDKEQMAFCLRYVNKRGEVCERFLGVVHVPNTSSLTLKDVIESLLMEYSLTFSQGRGQGYDGASDMQVSINGLKTLILNECLQAYFSLDAIVGVSDTPDSNKAQFITHMLMSFDFVFEAHLMVAIFGITNELNMALQKRDQDIVNAMSMVDVTKLNLQKMRDEEWNSHMEKVTSFMDKQGIEVSNMEGNYVVPGRRMYRDDRFWNLETINELFMKLVEAGKHATHDRVYLLLKFVSTLPVATASVERMFSGMTQVKDKLPNSMGDQMLNDCLINYLERDMFLNVNMNDIIDSRTIAILIFGCNN, from the exons ATGGAGGCTTCAATCATAGCAATCAGATTGCTTTTACTCCAAGTTTTGTCTTTTCTTGGTTATGATGAATCTGAAAGATCATTGAATAGAGGTAACGTTATTGCACTATTGACTCTTCTTTCAGAACATGATGTTGAATATTCCAAAGTTGTTTTGAAAAGGGCCAATGGTAATTGTCAACTTACTTCTCCTGTTGTTCAAAAAGACATTAGCAATGCTTGTGAAAAAGAGACAACTAAAGCAATACTTGAAGATCTTAAAGATCTTAAGGATGAGGGGAGGTTTTTTGTTATCCATGCTGACGAGTCTGCCGATGTTTTTGATAAGGAACAAATGGCTTTTTGTTTGAGATATGTTAATAAAAGGGGAGAAGTGTGTGAACGTTTTCTTGGTGTTGTGCATGTTCCCAATACTAGTTCTTTGACTCTTAAAGATGTTATTGAGTCATTACTCATGGAGTACTCTTTAACTTTCTCTCAAGGTCGTGGTCAGGGTTATGATGGCGCAAGCGATATGCAAGTTTCAATCAATGGCCTCAAAACTTTGATATTGAATGAATGTCTTCAAGCATACTTT TCCCTTGATGCCATTGTTGGAGTTTCTGATACACCTGATTCAAATAAAGCACAATTTATTACACACATGTTGATGTCTTTTGATTTTGTGTTTGAGGCACACTTGATGGTTGCTATATTTGGGATTACAAATGAATTGAATATGGCATTGCAAAAACGTGATCAAGACATTGTAAATGCAATGTCTATGGTTGATGTAACGAAGTTAAATTTGCAAAAGATGAGAGATGAAGAATGGAATTCTCATATGGAGAAAGTCACTTCTTTTATGGATAAACAAGGCATTGAGGTTTCAAATATGGAGGGGAACTATGTTGTTCCTGGGAGAAGGATGTATAGAG ATGATAGATTTTGGAATTTGGAGACTATTAATGAGCTTTTTATGAAACTTGTTGAGGCGGGAAAGCATGCAACTCATGACCGGGTCTACTTGCTTTTGAAGTTTGTGTCGACTCTCCCTGTTGCAACAGCAAGTGTGGAAAGAATGTTTTCTGGAATGACGCAAGTGAAAGATAAATTGCCCAATAGCATGGGAGATCAAATGTTGAATGATTGTTTGATTAATTATCTAGAGAGAGATatgtttttgaatgttaatatGAATGATATAATAGATAGTAGAACAATTGCAATTTTGATATTTGGTTGTAATAACTGA